The genomic region AAACCATATATTGAAATGGATTTAAGCCAACTGCAGCACAAACAAGACTTATCAGACAAGAAAGCGGAAGAAGTCTATCAAATCTGGCAAAAGTGGGGTAAGGAAAAGGGATCAAAATCCATCGAATTATATTCTGGTCCCGCTTTTAATGGTCTAGCTTACACAAATAGCATAGTTAAGAGCAAAGACATTGATTTGTTCATATTAAGTGCGCTCTATGGTATGCTCCGACCACAAGATGTCATATGGCCTTATCGTTTGGATTTTTCAAAAAATCATCATTTGTATAAGCTATGGAAACCTCTTATCCTTGAACATATAAAGAAATGTAAATATGAATTATTGATTGATTTAGCGTCTAATGAATACAGTAAATTACTTCCCGATGATGACATAAAACGACTCCGGATAGACATAAAGGAATACAGGGGTAACCAATGGAAATCCATTAGCTATAACGGTAAATATATGCGTGGCCGGATAGCCAATTGGCTGCTATCTCATCCTTATTATGACTATAAAAGACTAAAAGAGGCCACTATAGATGA from Spirochaeta cellobiosiphila DSM 17781 harbors:
- a CDS encoding YaaA family protein; the protein is MKIALFLSPSKTQIEQNISKEVQEPLFLDKAKSLAKPYIEMDLSQLQHKQDLSDKKAEEVYQIWQKWGKEKGSKSIELYSGPAFNGLAYTNSIVKSKDIDLFILSALYGMLRPQDVIWPYRLDFSKNHHLYKLWKPLILEHIKKCKYELLIDLASNEYSKLLPDDDIKRLRIDIKEYRGNQWKSISYNGKYMRGRIANWLLSHPYYDYKRLKEATIDDYCLNQKLSSETLLVFSPIKDLQKI